Proteins from a single region of Oryza brachyantha chromosome 6, ObraRS2, whole genome shotgun sequence:
- the LOC102712268 gene encoding leucine-rich repeat receptor-like serine/threonine/tyrosine-protein kinase SOBIR1 — translation MAPPGKSPLLPLLVSSVALLLVASSVECYSGGHDVTRSAVARRSGEYVRRRRTAVPVPQHRYVLAEKSNSTRAANHTAPAASNSTPPSTAEPAAEAGKRHRSHKHRVRNWIIGFVVGSLAGVISGLATSVLFRTALNCVRGRYRSKSDTVIFTPKLIKNKEHLAFLEKEDGLASLAVIGRGGCGEVYKAQLPPEREGEAPRFIAIKKIKKRSGDGSGQNNNNLSDEESRQLDKWTRQIQSEIRTVGHIRHRNLLPLAAHVPRPDCHCLVYEFMKNGSLHNALKAEPSTTTDDGGPALLWPARLRIAVGIAAGLEYLHVSQRPQIIHRDLKPANILLDDDMEARIADFGLAKAMPDAHTHMTTSNVAGTLGYIAPEYHQTLKFTAKCDVYSFGVILAVLGTGKEPTDPFFTQVDDVGIVKWLRRVMQDGDHAGLIDGAIAGAGYDEQILLVLRIAVFCTADDPKARPTAKDVRCMLSQIKN, via the coding sequence ATGGCGCCGCCAGGGAagtctcccctcctccccctcctcgtcTCCTCCGTCGCGCTGCTGCTGGTAGCCTCATCCGTCGAGTGCTACAGCGGGGGACACGACGTGACGCGGTCGGCCGTCGCCCGGCGCTCCGGGGAGtacgtgcgccgtcgccggaccgCCGTGCCGGTGCCGCAGCACAGGTACGTGCTCGCCGAGAAGAGCAACTCGACTCGTGCGGCGAACCACACCGCTCCTGCGGCGTCGAACTCGACGCCTCCTTCGACGGCGGAGcccgcggcggaggccgggAAGCGCCACCGCAGCCACAAGCACCGGGTGCGGAACTGGATCATCGGGTTCGTGGTCGGGTCCCTCGCCGGCGTCATCTCCGGGCTGGCGACGTCGGTGCTGTTCCGTACGGCGCTCAACTGCGTGCGGGGCCGGTACCGGAGCAAGTCCGACACAGTGATCTTCACCCCGAAGCTGATCAAGAACAAGGAGCACCTGGCGTTCCTGGAGAAGGAGGACGGGCTGGCGTCGCTCGCCGTGATCGGGCGCGGCGGGTGCGGCGAGGTGTACAAGGCGCAGCTCCCGCCGGagcgggagggggaggcgccGCGGTTCATCGCCATCAAGAAGATCAAGAAGcgctccggcgacggctccgGCCAGAACAACAACAACCTGAGCGACGAGGAGAGCCGGCAGCTGGACAAGTGGACGCGGCAGATCCAGTCGGAGATCCGGACGGTGGGGCACATCCGCCACCGCAACCTCCTCCCGCTCGCCGCGCACGTGCCGCGGCCGGACTGCCACTGCCTCGTCTACGAGTTCATGAAGAACGGCAGCCTCCACAACGCGCTCAAGGCCgagccgtcgacgacgacggacgACGGCGGGCCGGCGCTCCTCTGGCCGGCGCGGCTCCGCATCGCCGTCGGCATCGCGGCCGGGCTGGAGTATCTCCACGTCTCCCAGCGGCCGCAGATCATCCACCGCGACCTGAAGCCCGCCAACAtcctcctcgacgacgacatggAGGCCCGCATCGCCGACTTCGGGCTCGCCAAGGCCATGCCCGACGCGCACACCCACATGACCACCTCCAACGTCGCCGGCACGCTGGGCTACATCGCGCCGGAGTACCACCAGACGCTCAAGTTCACGGCCAAGTGcgacgtgtacagcttcggCGTCATCCTGGCGGTGCTCGGCACGGGCAAGGAGCCGACGGACCCGTTCTTCACGCAGGTGGACGACGTCGGCATCGTCAAGTGGCTGCGGCGGGTGATGCAGGACGGCGACCACGCCGGGCTCATCGacggcgccatcgccggcgcagGGTACGACGAGCAGATCCTCCTCGTGCTCCGCATCGCCGTCTTCTGCACCGCCGACGACCCCAAGGCGCGCCCCACCGCCAAGGACGTCCGCTGCATGCTGTCCCAGATCAAGAACTAG